Proteins from one Candidatus Desulfovibrio trichonymphae genomic window:
- a CDS encoding penicillin-binding transpeptidase domain-containing protein: protein MVRALRENLDWGRLRITAIAVMFCMLWAAIWGRAWYLQMINGPRLSERAHRQHMLSELVSGRRGAIYDRNGLVLARSVEARSVYAKPKEIEDFRVTANTLGPVLGMDPQKLYDDLSKTKRHFVWLKRKVDDYTAEAVRKAGLTGIGFSREYDRFYPFKHLAGQLLGFVGLDDKGLEGIERSMEARLGCIPTRQIVQRDAMGRRFYLHEAGQAEPHGQDLTLTLDVQMQFFAEQAVARAAQEYDARWSGALVVDVTTGDILAWAQFPFFNPNSYKEFRPLIYRNRLAADALEPGSTFKPFVMAAALQEHKITPGSLIDCENGKWEAKNFTIHDTSNHGVLPAAKVLRYSSNIGMAKIGNTLGVPTFYRYLHSLGFGERTRVPVSESRGILHIPRDWSEVDVMSTSFGQSISVTGLQMAQAYLTLLNRGVYKPLRLITDEKNLEEPHKRIFSDKTSREVMQMMRDVVQENDGTGKRARIDGVAMAGKTGTAQKADHRAGAYGNKRLASFVGFLPADNPRYLIFVMVDEPGHGQFGGVLAAPIFREIASRVLAYTGILSAANTVVQDKSQTGAAPDEQRRRGFKPSGQVMPGLVGKVNEVHREQDMQLPGHLAKVADRVPDVMGKSVRNAVELFARAGIMPELKGAGARVVRQSPQPGTAWPADAGKADYILWLSES, encoded by the coding sequence TTGGTTCGCGCATTGCGTGAAAATCTTGACTGGGGGCGGTTGCGCATCACTGCGATTGCTGTCATGTTTTGCATGCTTTGGGCTGCGATATGGGGCCGGGCATGGTATTTGCAGATGATTAACGGCCCGCGTCTCTCTGAACGCGCGCACCGTCAGCATATGCTTTCTGAACTTGTCTCGGGCAGGCGCGGCGCGATCTATGATCGCAATGGTCTTGTGCTGGCCCGCAGCGTTGAGGCCAGGTCCGTTTACGCGAAACCCAAGGAAATAGAAGATTTCCGTGTGACGGCCAATACGCTGGGACCTGTTCTTGGCATGGATCCGCAGAAACTCTACGATGATCTGTCAAAAACAAAACGGCACTTTGTCTGGCTTAAGCGCAAGGTGGACGATTATACCGCCGAAGCAGTGCGCAAGGCAGGTTTGACGGGAATCGGCTTTTCCAGAGAATACGACAGGTTCTATCCTTTTAAACATCTGGCGGGACAACTTTTGGGATTTGTGGGACTGGATGACAAAGGGCTTGAGGGCATAGAACGTTCCATGGAAGCCCGTCTCGGCTGTATCCCAACGCGTCAGATTGTGCAGCGCGATGCTATGGGCCGTCGTTTTTATCTGCACGAGGCAGGGCAGGCTGAACCGCACGGGCAGGATTTGACGTTAACTCTTGACGTCCAGATGCAATTTTTTGCTGAACAAGCTGTGGCGCGCGCCGCTCAAGAATATGACGCCCGTTGGAGCGGTGCCTTGGTTGTGGATGTGACTACAGGAGATATTCTGGCGTGGGCGCAATTTCCATTTTTTAATCCCAATTCCTACAAAGAGTTCAGGCCACTGATCTATCGCAACCGTCTTGCGGCAGATGCGCTTGAGCCAGGTTCGACCTTCAAGCCTTTTGTCATGGCTGCCGCGCTCCAGGAACATAAAATCACGCCCGGCTCTCTCATTGACTGCGAAAACGGCAAATGGGAAGCCAAAAACTTTACTATACACGACACGTCAAATCATGGAGTGCTGCCCGCCGCAAAAGTATTGCGCTATTCCTCCAATATCGGCATGGCGAAGATCGGAAACACGCTCGGCGTTCCCACTTTTTACAGATATCTTCATTCGCTGGGATTCGGCGAACGCACCAGAGTTCCTGTGTCTGAAAGTCGCGGCATATTGCACATTCCCCGTGACTGGAGTGAAGTTGACGTCATGTCCACTTCTTTTGGACAAAGTATTTCCGTGACGGGTTTGCAAATGGCGCAGGCATATCTGACGCTTTTGAACAGGGGGGTTTACAAGCCCTTGCGTCTGATAACGGATGAAAAAAATCTGGAAGAACCGCACAAGCGTATATTTTCTGACAAGACCTCGCGTGAGGTGATGCAGATGATGCGTGATGTTGTTCAGGAAAATGACGGCACCGGCAAACGCGCGCGCATTGACGGCGTTGCGATGGCCGGCAAGACAGGCACAGCCCAGAAGGCTGACCACAGGGCCGGTGCATATGGGAACAAACGTCTGGCTTCATTTGTAGGTTTTCTCCCCGCCGACAATCCGCGATATCTGATTTTTGTCATGGTGGATGAGCCTGGGCACGGACAGTTCGGGGGTGTTCTCGCCGCGCCGATTTTTCGTGAAATCGCAAGTCGTGTACTGGCTTATACAGGCATTCTTTCCGCGGCAAACACAGTTGTACAAGATAAATCACAAACCGGAGCCGCTCCGGACGAACAGCGCCGCCGTGGATTCAAACCCTCCGGACAGGTTATGCCCGGTCTTGTCGGAAAAGTGAATGAAGTTCACCGGGAGCAGGACATGCAATTGCCGGGGCATTTGGCAAAAGTTGCGGATCGTGTGCCCGATGTTATGGGTAAATCAGTCCGAAATGCTGTCGAACTTTTTGCAAGAGCGGGCATCATGCCTGAACTCAAAGGCGCCGGAGCCAGGGTCGTGCGTCAGAGTCCCCAGCCTGGAACGGCCTGGCCTGCAGATGCCGGTAAAGCGGATTATATCCTATGGCTTTCGGAGAGTTAG
- the rsmH gene encoding 16S rRNA (cytosine(1402)-N(4))-methyltransferase RsmH: protein MAQLTAESAKGRRERHTPVLLAQTLTALAPRAGGRYLDGTLGLGGHCAALLDAAANTEVCGLDRDEDALSLAGERLSSFGRRAHIFHCRYSRFPEALHELQWERVDGALLDIGLSSLQIDKNDRGFSLYGDGPLDMRMDQHSGELSAWHWVNRESLARLKECIATLGEEPQAGRIARTIVAARGKSPIESTAELAALVEMAYPAAWRHRARRHPATRTFQALRMAINDELGELKRFLDQILAYLPVGGRLVFITFHSLEDRLVKQAIRRWAEGCRCPKYCTACVCRHQPEVRILYKKPLQAGSDELAVNPRAGCAKLRAVEKIAEVEPS, encoded by the coding sequence ATGGCGCAACTGACAGCGGAATCTGCGAAAGGCAGAAGAGAGCGCCATACCCCTGTGCTTCTGGCGCAAACATTGACGGCGCTTGCGCCTCGTGCCGGGGGCCGGTATCTGGACGGGACTCTGGGGCTTGGAGGGCATTGCGCCGCACTGCTTGACGCGGCGGCGAACACTGAGGTCTGCGGTCTTGACAGGGACGAAGATGCTTTGTCTCTGGCGGGCGAACGTTTGTCTTCTTTTGGCCGGCGAGCGCACATTTTTCACTGCCGGTACAGTCGTTTCCCGGAGGCCCTTCACGAGCTTCAGTGGGAGAGGGTAGACGGGGCGTTGCTGGACATCGGCCTCTCATCCCTCCAGATAGATAAAAATGATCGCGGTTTCAGCTTGTATGGCGACGGCCCTCTGGACATGCGCATGGATCAGCATTCGGGTGAATTGTCCGCCTGGCACTGGGTTAACCGTGAAAGTCTTGCGCGTCTTAAAGAGTGCATCGCCACTCTGGGGGAAGAGCCGCAGGCCGGGCGCATTGCCAGAACCATAGTGGCGGCGCGCGGCAAATCCCCGATCGAGAGCACGGCAGAACTGGCTGCCTTGGTAGAAATGGCTTACCCGGCGGCCTGGCGACACAGGGCGAGGCGTCACCCGGCCACCCGCACGTTTCAGGCGCTGCGCATGGCCATCAATGATGAACTGGGAGAGCTTAAACGCTTTCTGGATCAAATTCTCGCATATCTGCCTGTTGGCGGCCGGCTGGTCTTTATTACTTTTCATTCATTGGAGGACCGTCTGGTAAAACAGGCAATACGCCGTTGGGCTGAGGGATGCCGCTGCCCGAAATATTGTACTGCCTGCGTCTGTCGGCATCAGCCTGAGGTTCGTATTTTATATAAAAAACCACTGCAGGCCGGGTCTGACGAGCTGGCCGTCAATCCGCGAGCGGGCTGTGCCAAGTTGCGTGCTGTGGAAAAGATAGCGGAAGTCGAGCCTTCATAA
- a CDS encoding division/cell wall cluster transcriptional repressor MraZ translates to MQKLFTKSLSRSLDPKGRLMLPAEYRDALIQGDGTGTFWLTCSFDHLVAYLPADWEVFTEQLNRIRFPSRQLSHFKTKIIGLAQDLIPDAQGRVRIPQSLMREAGLQKDVMLVGMHSNFQLWDQNRFDALTFGDISEELAAAGVDIAPLL, encoded by the coding sequence ATGCAAAAGCTGTTTACAAAAAGCCTCTCCCGGAGCCTGGATCCCAAAGGCAGGCTTATGCTGCCTGCAGAATACCGTGATGCGCTCATTCAGGGCGACGGTACGGGAACCTTCTGGCTGACCTGCTCTTTCGATCATCTTGTGGCGTATCTGCCGGCTGACTGGGAGGTCTTCACCGAACAGTTGAATCGGATACGTTTTCCTTCCCGGCAACTTTCACATTTTAAAACAAAGATTATCGGCCTCGCGCAGGATTTGATCCCCGACGCCCAAGGGCGGGTGCGCATTCCGCAATCGCTGATGCGTGAGGCCGGCTTGCAGAAAGACGTTATGCTTGTGGGCATGCATTCCAATTTTCAGCTGTGGGATCAGAACCGTTTTGATGCACTGACGTTTGGGGACATTTCTGAAGAACTGGCAGCCGCCGGCGTTGATATTGCCCCACTGCTTTGA
- a CDS encoding desulfoferrodoxin: protein MLAYPEIYKCLRCGNIVEVLHGGGGDLACCGIAVQLVQAGAVDAAKEKHVPVIEKIDGGYKISVGSVSHPMEDKHFIKWIELFADNRSYRKLLNPGEAPEAFFCIDAAAVTARAYCNLHGLWKADI from the coding sequence ATGCTGGCATATCCTGAAATCTATAAATGCCTCCGTTGCGGCAATATTGTTGAGGTTCTGCACGGCGGCGGCGGGGATCTCGCCTGTTGCGGCATTGCCGTGCAGCTTGTGCAGGCAGGTGCCGTTGACGCGGCAAAAGAAAAACATGTGCCGGTGATTGAAAAAATCGACGGCGGCTATAAAATTTCTGTGGGCAGCGTCAGCCACCCCATGGAAGACAAGCATTTTATCAAGTGGATTGAGCTTTTTGCCGACAACAGAAGTTACAGAAAACTGCTCAACCCCGGCGAAGCGCCGGAAGCTTTTTTCTGCATTGACGCCGCTGCCGTGACAGCCCGCGCTTACTGCAACCTTCACGGGCTCTGGAAAGCGGACATCTGA
- a CDS encoding rubredoxin, with product MQKYVCGICGHEYDSAENDNAPFGKLPDDWACPICGVGKSGFSPA from the coding sequence ATGCAGAAATATGTCTGTGGCATCTGCGGCCATGAATATGACTCGGCGGAAAACGATAATGCGCCTTTTGGAAAATTGCCTGACGACTGGGCCTGCCCTATCTGCGGCGTGGGCAAGTCAGGATTCAGCCCGGCCTGA
- the qmoC gene encoding quinone-interacting membrane-bound oxidoreductase complex subunit QmoC translates to MAQCILKPDLQFAQELREAGGENLKKCFQCATCSVACPFAPANAPYPRKEMVWASWGLWDKLRSDTDLWLCHNCGNCSDLCPRGARPADVMAAARTVIYKELTFPSIVGKWMSRASGLPVLFLIPAVLWLVVWWIRAGYNNGNWFPRAADGRIVFGQIFYGDYTIDPIFMLTFFGACFILYCGVRKLWDMFSPQGKLLVIGKKKSWFCHLIDVLMEEVVTHRKFDDCEDGPITGKAASNRKWGHAVLVWSFAILAFVTAVVALGHWGGKIIPVIEIHTPMPLTFPVKILANIGALMLFYGLAVLTVRRVSLDSANHGSSFYDWYLLGIIWLVAATGMLSQCFRLADAVKPAFVVYYFHLVFVWMLFAYLPWSKLGHLVYRTAALVYVRMYGRS, encoded by the coding sequence ATGGCACAATGTATTCTGAAACCGGATTTGCAGTTTGCTCAGGAACTCAGGGAAGCGGGTGGCGAAAATCTCAAAAAATGCTTCCAGTGCGCAACCTGTTCCGTGGCCTGCCCGTTCGCTCCGGCCAATGCGCCATATCCGCGCAAGGAGATGGTCTGGGCTTCCTGGGGACTGTGGGATAAGCTGCGCAGCGATACGGATCTTTGGCTTTGCCACAATTGCGGCAACTGCTCTGATCTGTGTCCGCGCGGCGCGCGCCCGGCAGATGTGATGGCTGCGGCCCGCACCGTGATCTACAAGGAGCTGACCTTTCCTTCCATTGTAGGCAAATGGATGAGCCGGGCATCCGGCCTGCCCGTGCTCTTTCTTATTCCGGCCGTTTTGTGGCTTGTCGTCTGGTGGATCCGCGCGGGTTACAACAACGGCAACTGGTTTCCGCGCGCGGCAGACGGACGAATTGTCTTTGGCCAGATATTTTATGGCGATTATACCATTGACCCTATTTTTATGCTGACCTTCTTTGGGGCCTGTTTTATCCTATATTGCGGCGTGCGGAAACTCTGGGACATGTTCAGTCCGCAGGGCAAACTGCTTGTCATCGGCAAAAAAAAATCCTGGTTCTGCCATCTTATTGATGTACTCATGGAAGAAGTTGTCACACACAGGAAATTTGACGATTGCGAAGACGGCCCGATCACGGGCAAGGCAGCGTCGAACCGCAAATGGGGACATGCCGTTCTGGTCTGGAGCTTTGCCATACTGGCTTTTGTGACGGCGGTGGTGGCCCTGGGGCATTGGGGCGGCAAAATTATTCCTGTAATAGAGATTCACACGCCCATGCCCTTGACATTTCCTGTCAAGATTCTGGCCAACATAGGCGCGCTGATGCTGTTCTACGGCCTTGCGGTGCTGACGGTGCGCCGCGTCTCGCTTGATTCTGCCAATCACGGTTCCAGTTTTTATGACTGGTATCTGCTCGGCATCATATGGCTTGTCGCGGCGACCGGCATGCTGTCGCAGTGTTTCAGGCTGGCGGACGCCGTCAAGCCTGCCTTTGTGGTGTATTATTTTCATCTGGTTTTTGTCTGGATGCTTTTTGCCTATCTGCCCTGGTCAAAATTGGGGCATCTTGTCTACCGCACAGCAGCGCTTGTATACGTCCGCATGTATGGAAGAAGCTGA
- a CDS encoding hydrogenase iron-sulfur subunit has product MAGKIGVYFDMQNIGGGLDIEALASQTREKWGELVQVVKVCPVLACTVDEIKADIASRQLDGVLLCGTSPRAEADVYRLPVQIEYVNLREQCVLSYKNPDGSPPDFAAGAPEALTIMARDYVNMGVVKLQKSENPDSAVVSGVERVLVIGGGWTGLTAAAETAATGCEVVLVEKADTLGGAARNIPMASPLAPFWTDKQPTNLSEKISAVTGNPKITVYLKARIEKLQGQPGEFKAGIITSDNTVNVDIGAVVLATGWTPLDEKYLAPMGLGRGPNVLDAAQFGKMLVAGNITAGRIAFVLDITMAEEAAREAAEAMADKVDAESGEGADKFVKEDLENIRHLAYSNAVNSVAALRLADTVCDKTNDAAQIFILYKNMTVPGILERFYRKMQDRPGIMMTKADVTEIREAGDNMVVVCKNTLLGMDFDLEVDLVVLPTGMVPITAKDVVVQFDYRQGPDFPDLQLFDGFVDSNYICFPYETRRTGVYAAGCVRQPMTMDGCEEDAKGAVLKAMQCIASASRGVAVHPRSGDASYPVFNFVRCTQCKRCTEECPFGALDDDEKGTPKPNPARCRRCGTCFGACPERVVSFADYNIDQIGSMIREVVVPKDFKKEGPRILILACENDAYPALDMAGMRHRAWSPFVRIIPVRCLGSVNAIWVSDAMSKGFDGVMLLGCKYGDDYQCHFVKGSEICAKRKENIAETLNRLGVKPERVEQLEVAVDEYDKVPVLIDSFVGRIIAMGPNPFKGM; this is encoded by the coding sequence ATGGCCGGTAAAATTGGCGTCTATTTTGACATGCAGAACATCGGCGGGGGCCTGGATATTGAGGCGCTCGCTTCGCAGACACGCGAGAAGTGGGGCGAACTTGTGCAGGTTGTCAAGGTGTGCCCTGTGCTGGCCTGCACTGTAGATGAGATAAAGGCTGACATAGCCTCGCGGCAGCTCGACGGAGTATTGCTTTGCGGCACTTCGCCGCGGGCTGAGGCGGATGTGTATCGCCTCCCCGTGCAGATTGAATATGTTAATCTGCGCGAACAGTGCGTGCTTTCCTATAAAAATCCTGACGGCAGCCCACCGGATTTTGCCGCCGGCGCCCCTGAAGCGCTGACCATTATGGCGCGGGACTATGTGAATATGGGCGTCGTCAAATTGCAGAAGAGTGAAAATCCTGATTCTGCGGTTGTCAGCGGCGTTGAGCGCGTTCTCGTTATCGGCGGCGGCTGGACGGGCCTGACCGCTGCGGCCGAGACGGCCGCGACAGGCTGTGAAGTAGTGCTGGTGGAAAAAGCGGACACATTGGGAGGCGCGGCCCGCAATATTCCCATGGCGTCCCCGCTCGCTCCTTTTTGGACTGACAAGCAGCCTACAAATTTGTCAGAAAAAATAAGCGCGGTTACGGGCAATCCAAAAATTACAGTCTATTTGAAGGCGCGCATAGAAAAGCTTCAGGGGCAACCGGGCGAATTCAAGGCCGGTATCATCACGTCCGACAACACGGTTAATGTGGATATAGGCGCTGTTGTTCTGGCGACCGGCTGGACGCCGCTTGACGAAAAATACCTCGCGCCGATGGGCTTGGGACGCGGTCCGAACGTACTGGATGCGGCGCAATTCGGCAAAATGCTGGTTGCGGGCAATATTACGGCCGGCCGCATTGCTTTTGTGCTGGACATAACGATGGCTGAAGAGGCCGCGCGCGAGGCCGCCGAGGCAATGGCCGACAAAGTCGATGCCGAAAGCGGAGAAGGCGCGGACAAGTTTGTCAAAGAAGATCTGGAGAATATACGCCATCTTGCCTATTCCAATGCGGTAAACAGCGTGGCCGCGTTGCGTCTTGCCGATACTGTCTGCGACAAGACCAATGACGCCGCTCAGATTTTTATATTGTACAAGAACATGACGGTGCCCGGCATCCTGGAGCGTTTTTACAGGAAGATGCAGGATCGTCCCGGCATCATGATGACAAAGGCTGATGTGACGGAAATTCGTGAAGCCGGCGACAACATGGTTGTTGTTTGCAAAAACACGCTGCTAGGCATGGATTTTGATCTGGAAGTTGATCTGGTTGTGCTGCCCACCGGCATGGTTCCCATCACAGCCAAGGATGTTGTCGTTCAGTTTGACTACCGTCAGGGACCTGATTTTCCGGATTTGCAGCTTTTTGACGGATTTGTCGATTCCAACTATATCTGTTTCCCTTATGAAACCAGACGTACCGGCGTTTATGCGGCAGGCTGCGTACGTCAGCCCATGACAATGGACGGCTGTGAGGAAGACGCAAAAGGTGCTGTGCTCAAGGCTATGCAGTGCATTGCCTCAGCCTCGCGCGGGGTTGCGGTGCATCCCCGTTCAGGCGATGCCTCCTATCCTGTGTTCAACTTTGTTCGGTGCACGCAGTGCAAGCGCTGCACTGAGGAATGTCCTTTCGGGGCGCTTGACGATGATGAAAAGGGCACGCCGAAGCCCAACCCGGCGCGCTGCCGCCGCTGCGGCACCTGCTTCGGCGCGTGCCCCGAGCGTGTTGTCTCTTTTGCCGATTATAATATTGATCAGATAGGCTCAATGATCCGCGAGGTCGTGGTGCCCAAGGACTTTAAAAAGGAAGGCCCGCGTATTCTGATTCTGGCGTGTGAAAACGACGCGTATCCAGCTTTGGATATGGCGGGCATGCGTCACAGGGCATGGAGTCCCTTTGTACGGATCATCCCTGTGCGCTGCCTAGGATCCGTCAATGCCATATGGGTGTCTGACGCCATGAGCAAGGGCTTTGACGGTGTTATGCTCTTGGGCTGCAAATACGGCGACGACTATCAGTGCCACTTTGTCAAGGGGTCAGAGATATGTGCAAAACGCAAGGAAAATATCGCCGAGACACTGAACCGCCTTGGCGTGAAGCCCGAACGGGTGGAGCAGCTTGAGGTGGCCGTTGACGAATACGACAAGGTTCCTGTCCTGATTGACAGCTTTGTCGGCCGCATCATCGCAATGGGCCCCAACCCGTTCAAGGGGATGTAG
- a CDS encoding CoB--CoM heterodisulfide reductase iron-sulfur subunit A family protein — protein sequence MSNAILVVGGGFAGITAAIEAAELGHDVFIVEKSPWLGGRVAQLNKYFPKLCPPSCGLEIQFQRIRKNPRIKFFTQAEITALSGCKSDYTVKIRLTPRRTAPHNVDFSLLASSLTGETDNEFDFGLSRRKGLYKSMPFAFPGRYVLDAKTLSKSDVARVAGVRFLEAAEEPREIELNVGAVVVATGWKPYDVARLTNLGAGAIKNCISNMQMERLASAGGPTGGRIVRPSDNRTPNSVAFVQCAGSRDQNHLNYCSYICCMATLKQCLYLVEQNPNVKITVYYIDLRAPGRYVNMLAKVRAEPNVSFVKGKVADAWQAAGDRVTLMVEDAVRGEKLTLHYDLAVLATGMQPSLAGENPPLPLPMDEDGFIAGGEEAGIFAAGCAHMPLDVTRSAQSGTAAALKAVQTVKGR from the coding sequence ATGTCCAATGCTATTCTCGTCGTGGGCGGCGGCTTTGCAGGCATTACAGCCGCCATTGAAGCGGCGGAATTGGGTCACGACGTCTTTATAGTCGAAAAGTCGCCCTGGCTCGGCGGCCGTGTGGCTCAGCTCAACAAGTATTTCCCCAAACTTTGTCCCCCCTCCTGCGGCTTGGAAATTCAATTCCAGCGCATCAGGAAAAATCCGCGCATCAAATTTTTTACCCAGGCGGAAATCACGGCCTTGTCCGGCTGTAAGAGCGACTATACTGTAAAAATTCGATTGACCCCCCGCAGGACAGCGCCCCACAATGTGGATTTCAGCCTTTTGGCGTCATCACTGACAGGTGAGACAGACAACGAATTTGATTTCGGCCTGTCCAGACGCAAGGGGCTTTACAAGTCCATGCCTTTTGCCTTTCCCGGCCGCTATGTGCTGGACGCAAAAACGCTTTCAAAGTCAGACGTGGCGCGTGTTGCCGGCGTCCGCTTTCTTGAAGCGGCCGAAGAGCCGCGCGAGATTGAGCTGAATGTGGGAGCTGTTGTTGTTGCAACTGGCTGGAAGCCTTATGACGTGGCGCGGCTGACCAATCTGGGCGCAGGCGCGATAAAAAACTGCATTTCAAACATGCAGATGGAACGTCTTGCATCGGCCGGCGGCCCGACCGGCGGCCGCATTGTTCGGCCGTCCGACAACAGAACGCCGAACAGCGTTGCTTTTGTACAGTGCGCGGGATCACGCGATCAGAACCATCTAAACTATTGTTCCTATATCTGCTGCATGGCAACCCTCAAACAGTGCCTGTACCTTGTAGAGCAGAATCCGAATGTCAAAATCACCGTGTATTACATTGATCTGCGCGCCCCAGGGCGCTATGTGAATATGCTTGCAAAAGTCAGGGCCGAACCCAACGTATCTTTTGTGAAAGGCAAGGTTGCCGATGCCTGGCAGGCTGCCGGAGACAGGGTGACGTTGATGGTGGAAGACGCGGTGCGTGGTGAAAAGCTGACTCTTCATTATGACCTCGCAGTTCTGGCTACTGGCATGCAGCCGTCATTGGCCGGTGAAAATCCGCCCCTGCCTTTGCCCATGGATGAAGACGGCTTTATTGCTGGCGGTGAAGAAGCCGGCATTTTTGCCGCCGGCTGTGCGCACATGCCCCTTGATGTGACGCGCTCTGCGCAGTCCGGCACAGCCGCCGCTCTGAAGGCGGTGCAAACGGTGAAAGGGAGGTAA
- the aprA gene encoding adenylyl-sulfate reductase subunit alpha, which translates to MPKIPMKEATKGVAIAEPAVKEHAVDLLIVGGGMGACGTAYEAVRWGDKLGLKIILCDKAALERSGAVAQGLSAINTYLGKNAADDYVRMVRTDLMGIVREDLIFDVGRHVDDSVHLFEDWGLPCWIKNQNGHNLDGAKAKAAGKSLRKGDDPVRSGRWQIMINGESYKCIVAEAAKNALGEARIMERIFIVKLLLDKNTPNRIAGAVGFNLRANEVHIFKANAIMVAAGGAVNVYRPRSTGEGMGRAWYPVWNAGSTYTMCAQVGAEMTMMENRFVPARFKDGYGPVGAWFLLFKAKATNSKGEDYCATNKAMLKPYEDRGYAKGNVIPTCLRNHMMLREMREGRGPIYMDTKSALLTTFATLNEEQQNELTSEAWEDFLDMCVGQANLWASTNTMPEERGSEIMPTEPYLLGSHSGCCGIWVSGPDEAWVPNDYKIKAANDKVYNRMTTVEGLFTCADGVGASGHKFSSGSHAEGRIAGKQMVRWCVDHKDYKPEFKESADELKKLVYRPYYNYEAGKGASTDPVVNPNYISPKNFMMRLVKCTDEYGGGVGTYYTTSRALLDTGFNLLGMMEEDSAKLAARDLHELLRCWENYHRLWTVRLHMQHIAFREESRYPGFYYRADFMGLDDGKWKCFVNSKYNPATGETKIFKKPYYQIIPD; encoded by the coding sequence ATGCCTAAAATTCCGATGAAGGAAGCCACCAAGGGTGTGGCTATTGCCGAACCTGCAGTGAAAGAACATGCGGTTGACCTGCTCATCGTGGGCGGCGGCATGGGCGCCTGCGGCACGGCTTATGAGGCAGTGCGCTGGGGCGACAAGCTGGGTCTGAAAATCATACTCTGTGACAAGGCCGCTCTGGAACGTTCCGGCGCTGTCGCGCAGGGTTTGTCGGCCATCAACACCTATCTCGGCAAAAATGCCGCCGATGACTATGTGCGCATGGTGCGTACCGACCTTATGGGCATTGTGCGTGAAGACCTGATCTTTGACGTGGGCCGTCATGTGGACGATTCCGTGCATCTGTTTGAAGACTGGGGTCTGCCATGTTGGATTAAAAATCAGAACGGTCACAACCTTGACGGCGCCAAAGCCAAGGCGGCGGGAAAATCGTTGCGCAAGGGCGATGACCCTGTGCGTTCCGGCCGCTGGCAGATCATGATCAACGGCGAGTCCTACAAGTGCATCGTAGCTGAAGCGGCCAAAAACGCACTGGGCGAAGCCCGCATTATGGAACGAATTTTTATTGTCAAGCTGCTGCTCGACAAAAACACCCCCAACCGCATCGCCGGCGCTGTGGGCTTTAACCTGCGCGCTAACGAAGTGCATATTTTCAAGGCCAACGCCATTATGGTGGCGGCGGGCGGCGCGGTGAACGTGTATCGCCCCCGCTCCACCGGCGAGGGCATGGGCCGCGCGTGGTACCCTGTGTGGAACGCAGGTTCCACCTATACCATGTGCGCGCAGGTCGGTGCGGAAATGACCATGATGGAAAACCGCTTCGTGCCCGCTCGTTTCAAGGACGGTTATGGCCCTGTGGGCGCGTGGTTCCTGCTGTTTAAGGCAAAAGCCACAAACTCCAAGGGTGAAGACTATTGTGCCACCAACAAGGCCATGCTCAAACCCTATGAGGATCGCGGCTATGCAAAAGGCAACGTGATCCCCACCTGTCTGCGCAACCACATGATGCTGCGTGAAATGCGCGAAGGCCGCGGCCCCATTTACATGGACACCAAGTCCGCCCTGCTGACGACATTCGCCACATTGAACGAGGAGCAGCAAAACGAGCTGACGTCCGAAGCGTGGGAAGACTTCCTCGACATGTGCGTCGGTCAGGCAAACCTCTGGGCTTCTACCAACACCATGCCTGAGGAACGGGGTTCCGAAATCATGCCCACCGAGCCCTATCTGCTCGGTTCGCACTCCGGCTGCTGCGGCATCTGGGTGTCCGGCCCCGACGAAGCATGGGTGCCGAATGACTACAAGATAAAAGCCGCCAACGACAAGGTATACAACCGCATGACCACCGTGGAGGGCCTGTTCACCTGTGCCGACGGCGTGGGTGCCTCCGGCCACAAGTTCTCCTCCGGATCGCACGCCGAAGGCCGCATCGCCGGCAAGCAGATGGTGCGTTGGTGCGTTGATCACAAGGACTACAAGCCTGAATTCAAGGAATCGGCCGACGAACTCAAGAAGCTCGTTTACCGTCCGTACTACAATTATGAGGCGGGCAAGGGTGCGTCCACAGACCCCGTGGTCAACCCAAACTACATTTCGCCCAAAAACTTCATGATGCGCCTTGTCAAGTGCACCGATGAATACGGCGGCGGCGTGGGCACCTACTACACCACCTCCAGGGCGTTGCTTGACACGGGCTTCAATCTGCTCGGCATGATGGAAGAAGACTCAGCCAAACTGGCGGCCCGCGATCTGCATGAACTGCTGCGCTGCTGGGAAAACTACCACCGGCTCTGGACTGTGCGTCTGCACATGCAGCACATTGCCTTTCGTGAGGAATCCAGGTACCCTGGCTTCTACTATCGGGCCGACTTCATGGGTCTTGACGACGGCAAGTGGAAATGTTTTGTGAATTCAAAGTATAATCCCGCTACCGGCGAGACAAAAATCTTCAAGAAGCCCTACTATCAGATTATTCCTGATTAA